One Microbacterium esteraromaticum genomic window carries:
- a CDS encoding ABC transporter permease subunit: MSGILPVFRRSIRESWRSLIGWSLGIAAVLFLYLPLYPSFGANGQLDGVIEALPKQLVDTIGYDQIATGAGYAQSTFYGLMGFLLLTIAAVLWGSAAVAGAEESGRLELDLAHGIGRSQYAAESALAVLVRLLWLGAFSGAIVFALNEPAELGIHPPHIVGAALALTGLAFLSAMAGLLAGSLTGRRAWATGVAAGVAVLGYVLQAVAKQSDDLEWLNALSPYAWVYHQPPLRDGVETGGLLLVWGIAVVLGVASALALSRRDLRG; encoded by the coding sequence ATGAGCGGCATCCTGCCGGTGTTCCGGCGCAGCATCCGCGAGTCGTGGCGCAGCCTGATCGGGTGGAGCCTCGGCATCGCGGCGGTGCTCTTCCTGTACCTGCCGCTGTACCCGAGCTTCGGGGCGAACGGCCAGCTCGACGGCGTCATCGAGGCGCTGCCGAAACAGCTCGTCGACACGATCGGCTACGACCAGATCGCCACCGGCGCCGGATACGCGCAGAGCACCTTCTACGGATTGATGGGCTTCCTGCTGCTGACCATCGCCGCGGTGCTGTGGGGCTCGGCCGCGGTCGCCGGCGCGGAGGAGTCGGGTCGGCTCGAGCTCGACCTCGCCCACGGCATCGGCCGGTCGCAGTACGCGGCCGAGTCGGCGCTGGCGGTGCTCGTGCGGCTGCTGTGGCTGGGGGCGTTCTCGGGCGCGATCGTGTTCGCGCTGAACGAGCCGGCGGAGCTGGGCATCCATCCTCCGCACATCGTCGGAGCCGCGCTCGCGCTCACTGGGCTGGCGTTCCTCAGCGCGATGGCAGGTCTGCTCGCCGGCTCCCTGACGGGGCGCAGGGCATGGGCGACCGGCGTCGCGGCGGGCGTCGCCGTGCTCGGATACGTGCTCCAGGCCGTCGCGAAGCAGTCCGACGACCTCGAATGGCTCAACGCCCTCTCGCCCTACGCGTGGGTGTACCACCAGCCGCCGCTGAGGGACGGCGTCGAGACGGGCGGCCTGCTGCTCGTCTGGGGGATCGCCGTGGTGCTCGGCGTCGCATCGGCCCTCGCGCTCTCGCGCCGCGACCTGCGCGGGTGA